The nucleotide window TGGTCATAGACATTGTTACAATAGAGGTTTCGAAAACGAGATCTTAAAACAATTAACCCACAGAAAGTCAATGTACAACAGATGACTAAACTAATGACTGAATAATCTGGTTTGTATATCAGTATATGGTTCGATTATGATAAGGGTAGGTTATTGGGTTAAGGAGCTATGCTATGTATGTGTCACCGAttcttattgttattatttttctttttgacaTGATGGAACAACAGTTTAGgttgtttttatattaattcaaaattatgaatttaagccgTGAAATTAGTTTTCTAATACAATCATTAGATTAAACTATATAGTATATACATTATACCTTTTAAGTACGACTCTTCATTAGCCCTAGGGCTGGAAGTGAGCCGAGCTGAGTCGAGCTAGAACAAGCTTAAACTCGGCTCACGAAAATTGAGCTTGGCTCACAACTCAACTCATTAACAATCGACTCTATTTTTTAAACTCAAGCTTGGCTCACCGAAAGCTCATGAGCCGACTCAAGCTCACAAGCCGacttaaataatatgaatataatCTATAATTNatatatatataaaattatatattactattttatatgtatatataatattaaatttaaagtattaactaaatgtatataaaatttgtgtattaataattatatatataatcgaaCCAGCTCACGAGCTAATGAGCTAAGCTTATCTAAATTCAAGCtcgactcatttaatttatgaactcacTTTCAGGCTCAAATTCATCTCATCAACTCCCGAACTCAGCTTATCGAGCTATTAACGAGTCGAATTCGAGCTATTAATGTAAAATGCTTGTACACTATACtatcttttttgtattttttatacaCTATAATCTTTCTTTTGGTTATACTCTACATTTCCTTGTATCAAGCGTGATTAATGGATAAGGCAAATTGAAAAGAACAATAAACGGATAAAGAGGATAAAATAAGCAAATTCAGTATTGTTAACAAAAGACAGAAGAGACAGATCTCGTTTATATAATATAGTAGCATACATGTTAGTATAGATATGTTGTGTTCAAACTTGTAAATGCTGCTCATTAtattacaagaaaataaatcctctcaaaatttttttctcaattgaagatgtaaaatataatatctaACCCTTCAATATTTTCTCTCATGTTTTCTCCTAATTCTATGGTGAGAAATCACACTTTACACTCAAtctcaaatgaaaaaaaaattgagaggaaCCAATTCTATTTTACAACTTCAAGAGACCAAAAATGGTTATAAAGGGAATTCCCCTTATACAATGGTATAAACATCATGTGATCTCATTCacaattacaaaaccatgcctGTGAATATGCCACTTGATGGATCTTTTGTTATACCAGCTATGTTTGCAATGTTCTCAAACCGCCTATATacaacaaaaacaactgcaGCAACTTGATATAGCTCCCTTTAGCCCCAAAAGGTAGAAAAGTTGTCAAATATTATGTTACCTTGGACAACCCTACAATGATAACAAACAAAATCACACTGCAGATGCTATCCAAATCCCAAAAGTTTCAAGTAAACTGTAGTTCAATAACATATGCAAGAAATCAGTGACACAGCTTGCTCCAACATTCCCGAATGGTTTCTCGAACTTTTTTAGGTTTGCAAAGATGTTTTACAACTGTGGCCCAAGTAGAACCCTTTGGAAGTAAAAACTTCTGTAGCATCACCTCTATTGTTTTGGAAGCACCTACTACTTTCTGTCTCTTAATTAGGCGGACTACAAGTTCATCCAAAAACTCTGCCCCATCTTGAGGCGGGTTCACTCTTTCTCTTAAAGCTCGCAAGAAAATATCGCAAGTAATATAATCAGGGTCACAACCTTGATCTAGCATGATATTTAGAACATCAATGGCGCGAGAAATGCTATTCTGCATGCACAAAGCATGGAAAAGTATGTTGTAGGTAACCACATCAGGTTGTGTTTCAGGCTGACAAAGCATCTGGTGAAAAAGCTTTAGGCCCTGTTCTACTAACTGAGCGTTACAAAATCCATGAATCATTGAACTGTAAGCTATAACATCTAGTTTGATTCCTCTACTCAGCATTTGCTTCCACGCCATTAAGGCCTCCACAAGCTTCCCATCCTTGCATAAGCCATTAATAAGTATACTGTAAGAAACCTCATTATGATTAGAATTACTAGCAGTCATCTCTTTCCAAACAAGAATAGCGTTATGGCTATCACCTATGTTAAAAAAACCCTTCATTAAGGAGCTATAAGTAAAAGAATTAGGCAGGTAACCTTTATTCTTCATTTCAACTAGGAGTTTCCTTGCTTCATCTGGCTTCCCTACTCGACAAAGACCATCTATAAGAGCACTATAGACAATAGTATTCGGTTGACATCCTTTCTCAACCATTTCCTTCCACAATCGCATTGCCTCTTCTGATTTTCCCTCCTTGAACAAGCCGCTAATGAGGGAAGAGTAAATATGCTCATTCCCACGATGGCCTCTCTCTTCCAAAGATAACAACACACAAACCCCATCAATAGTTCTACCATTCTTAACAAAACCATTAATGAGTGTTCCATACGTGACATCATTAGGCACACATTTATTAGACACCATTTGATTCAATAGATCAACTGCCTTATTCAACTTACCTTTGAGACAGAGGCCATGAACAAGGGCATTATATGTCATCTCATTCGGGACGCAACCTTTAAGAAACATATTATCGACTAGCTTGGAGGTGCGCTCCAAGTCACCTTTCTTACACAATGCATTGATTAACACATTAAACACTGCAGGGGTAGGGAAGGTACCTTCAATCTGCATCTCATCTAACAACAAAACGGCCTCATCAATCCTACCCTCCTTGCACAACCCATCCATCAATGTAGAATATGTATAAGTATCAGGAGCACAACCCCTAGGTGGCATTTCCCTGAACGATTCAATCGCTTTATCAACCAAACCAAGCTTACACAATGCCTTAATAATCAAGTTAAAAGTGAGTACATTAGGTTGAATATTCAAACTCGTGGATGCATCAACATCAGAATAAAACTCCAATGCACGATTGAATAAACCCTCCTGAATAATCACATTGAGAACTGAATTCAAAGACTTCACAGTTTTCTTACACTGAAACTCAACCTCCATTCTACGAAACAAGTCCACAGCTTTCTCAGGCAAATGGGCTTTCCCATAAGCTTTAAACATAACAAtgaaattcttttcaataaaaacTCTCTTTTCACGCTTCATTTGGTCTAAGACCTTCTCCAAGGACACAAAATCAAAGGAAGAGGCATAATTCTCAATAAGGGAATAGAAAGTCAAATCACCTGGACTGTAAGAACCCCATTTACGAGAACCCCTATTAGTACCTGATGTGAAGATATCAACTGAAACTGGAGGAGAAGGTGAAGGGGGTGGTTGGGGTTCATGTGTGGCACCGGGAAGGTGGGGTTTCCATGTGGAAGAGTAAGAGCAAGAAGGAAGTGTCTGCATTGAAGGGAAACCCAGCTTCAGGTATGTTCGTAGACAAGTTTTGAGTACTTTGACATTGGCAAAGCATGGCATGGATCAAGAGAGAAATGGGGGTGTTTGGATTGAAGAAAATGGCGGTGTTGTTGTTGTAATACTTAGAGGACGTTGTTGTTATTGACTTGTAAGGATAATGATGAGCCGCGGGAAAGTTTCTCTGACCGAATTGAACCACCAACATCCATATCCTATAAACACACCGTACAGCATAGTTATAATctaatataaactttaaaatatcttcTAAATTTAAAACATTACATGTAAAAGcataaatcaaattattatcCACATATGCATTTTTATAACCAAGTTGAttgttttaaatcataaaatgtattaaaaatcTTTTAGCTCATCAATTTAAATAGAAactcattaaattaaaagactGATTAATTGAATTGAGCTAATTCAATTCATATATTTCTTCATTGAACTAAGGCTGGTCAAGGTTGATCATAATTTTAATAAGTTTTTAGCATAATTTACTTCTTCCCTAATAAACTTTTAACAAATTTTCagcataattttaataaaaattaacaaaaatttcagCACAATTTTAACCAATATTAACCAAGTGAActaaaatcaattaatcattCAAATCAATGATTCAATCCAAAGCCTAACAATACAGCAAATGAGCATAGTTAATCATTTCATGAGGCAAATTTCAATCTGAGTAGCACAATAGCACTAGTAATCCCGGAAAGGATAATGACAGCAACACTAACGAAGAAAGTTATGCAgcagaaaaatagaagagatgAGTATTGTGCAGAGGAATAATATGATGACTCTTGGAAACAAACCCTAAATTGTTATTAGAAAGTTACTCCTTTAAATCACACTTGGCTAAAGCCTTATACAAGGTTCTAAGAACTGGACCAATCATCAAACCGCTCTAATCATTGTTTTATTGGTTTACTGGTCCAACCGGCCTAACTGTGGTTCAACCAGAAAAAccgttttagaataaaataataaataaattataaggtGCTTTATGCAAGTAAGCTTATTAGAATATgcaaaaactctaaaaacatgAAAAGGTACCTGTTGGAAGTTTCCAATTACAATTGTTACCAAATATATATAACCTTTATATATGGCTAAATTTTAATGGAAAAGCATCTTATGTGCAATACATCATAGAGGTCAcattcaataattttattaactggaagctcattaaaaaagcaaataaaactcCTTGATTCTTTGGCAACAAAATGATTGGAAAGATAAGTGAACATAGACCAGATATGCAGGGGTTGAGCACTGACATTTGGGGAATTAGCAATACTCAACATCTAAAACAGAGAAACATTTGTACAAAACTAGATATTAACCATTTATAATTTGTGGAAGCATAGACATTTGCTTATGCTATTGCTGTGAAACATGATCATTAATAAACTTCAATACTTGGAATTCATGTAATTTGTTTATGCTACTGGTTATTAACAGTCTATATATTTTGCATAACTCATGACATTAGCTTATGTTTTTTTGTGGGAATTAATACTTAATATTCTATAGTTTGTGGAAGCTTTCTTCTccttttagtttcttttttttttaatggaaacaagattcaaccacaaaaattttcaacaacaaaaattCCATCATTCATTTTAATCAGTTCAAAACAACATACAACTTagcaaaatttaactaaaaaattcaataaataaatccaGTTCAATGCAACAGAGAAGACTCACTCAATCATTCAGATAAAAGCTCATGTTTTAGCATCATTTTAACAAAGACTAGACGGATTATATTGAACAAATAAAAGCTCACACCTTAACCTAATTTTAACAAAGATTAGCAATATTTTCAGCAGACAGCAGATTGATcacaattttaacaaaatttcaacataattttaacaaaaattaacaaattttttcaaagattAACAAGAATTATCATAGTTTCAGCATTATTTTTTTCAACACAGcacaaaaaaacaacaaaacagaGTACAGCACAGCAGCAGCAGAATTAATCATTCAACAATAGCATTAACAGTAGCAGAATTCTAAACCCTTCGTTCTCACTCCTGAACAgagcataaaaaaaaaagaacaagcaCTAGCAGTGAGCACCGACCTTCGATCTGAGCAGTTGAGCGCGACGGCTAGCAGGACGGCGACCAGACGACGACCACTGTCATTCCTTCTCCATTTCACCACTGACGACTCACGAGTCACGAGTCACAAGCCAGCTTCCAAGGGCGGAGACCGAACAGACATATCGTTCAGAAGACGACGGCGGCAGAAGAAAAGCAAGGGGGCAGAGCTTCAATCCGCGAAGAGAAAGGGATTCAATCACTTGGGCGGCGGAAGCGCGGGTGAGCAGACGAAGCTGGATGGACAGACGGACGGACGACGGCAATATGCCACTGCTTGCGGCGGTGGTGATGGCCAGGGTTTTTTTTGGCTTTTCCTTatgaatgaaagaaagaaagagagaatggCTTTGCTGTGCTGAGTGAGACTCACGAGGAGGGGGTTTGGTTTGGGGGGAGCGGAAGGGGGGCGTGACTCGCGTGCGGTgggatttttttaaaacaaaattaagcaAAACTGCGTCGTTTTAAAGAACCGGCCCTGATCCAATCTAACCGACCAGTTTTCAACCGGTTCAATAATTTTTGAATGGTTTTCAACTACGGTTTCAGACATCAGACCAGATCGTTTTTAATACCGGTTCTGGTTGGACTAGTTTGACCGATCGATCCGGTCCAATTTTTAAAACCATGcttatatattctttttaatttagaaatCTAACCCAAGGCactaaataagataaagattacACAAAGCCAATTAATACAATTGGTTACACttctttcaattttgtttttgatCATCTtgattctttaaaataaaagagttattagaataaaaattaaaaaaatgaagctCTTAACAAAATTTTCAGCACAATTTTAACAAACATTCAccaagaaactaaaatcaaCTAATCATTCaaatcaatgattgaatccaaagcggaaaacaatataGCAAATGCACATAACTAATCATTCAATGAGGCAAATTTCAATCTGAGTAGCACACTGGCACTAGCAGAATCCCCCAAAAAATTATTCTGagcaaaaaaataagaatagagaacgaaaattaaaaaaattaagtcatTGTCTTCGAGAAAAAAGCTGCACACCTACGATTGGTGAGAGAGAACAAGGTTTAGAGACTGAGACAACGCTGAAAGGACGAAGAGAGAAGCCCTTGAGTGTGACGGGAAGCAGCTGTGGCCCACTCCTTGCGGCGGTGGTGGAGGCTAGGGTTGAGGGCAGTTTTGCTTTCTGAAGGAGATTGGCGAAGGGGCTGGGGGCACAAGGCACCATGGAAGAAGAAACGGTGGCCTCTGAGCGCAACGAACGGCAGCGTTAAGGCTCTTCTTGCTCCCTCGTCATAAAAATTggcatttaataaaaatattaagagtAATTTGGCCATAGAAAGCTATTAGGATTAACCTGATAAAATTTTGATGCTAAACAAGGTCAAACAATAAAACTAGAGTACTTagctgtaaaaaaaaaatttttaggcataaaaacacaaaataaaagatgattAATTAACTTAATGAAAGTAAAAAGGTCTTGTAGTAAAAATATGTGAGTATAATGGTAAAGTAATAACATTAGTGGTAAATGCGTCATTAAAAAGCTAAAGAAAACGATAaaaagagaatttaattaaagtTGGTAGAATGGTAAAATATGATAAGGCtgaaatattttaagaaaaagaccGGAAACAAGTTTTTATAAAGGAAGGGCAAATAAGTCCcttaaagataaattttatttgagaTGTGCCGTGGAAAAAGAACTATAAACCTTAAGGTGCTAGAGGTTGTTTATAGGCAGGTATTATCCACTGACGGTTAAAATTCTGTTTCCCTTTTTGTGCACATATTATGGTGTCAAGCTTTGCGACGATTGCCTGTGCTACGGACTGGTGGTATTCTTAACCACATCGGCGCGTATGCACGGACGGACGCAATCGGGTAACGATATCTATGACTAGTTCCTAGGTAACATCGGGTTGCGGGTAGTCAACCgacgcatgagctcatggcctacATAGGACTAGACATGTATCATATTTGATTGCTGCATTCTCTATGTTTGTGATTGCATACTTGT belongs to Arachis duranensis cultivar V14167 chromosome 8, aradu.V14167.gnm2.J7QH, whole genome shotgun sequence and includes:
- the LOC107462912 gene encoding pentatricopeptide repeat-containing protein At4g20090, which gives rise to MPCFANVKVLKTCLRTYLKLGFPSMQTLPSCSYSSTWKPHLPGATHEPQPPPSPSPPVSVDIFTSGTNRGSRKWGSYSPGDLTFYSLIENYASSFDFVSLEKVLDQMKREKRVFIEKNFIVMFKAYGKAHLPEKAVDLFRRMEVEFQCKKTVKSLNSVLNVIIQEGLFNRALEFYSDVDASTSLNIQPNVLTFNLIIKALCKLGLVDKAIESFREMPPRGCAPDTYTYSTLMDGLCKEGRIDEAVLLLDEMQIEGTFPTPAVFNVLINALCKKGDLERTSKLVDNMFLKGCVPNEMTYNALVHGLCLKGKLNKAVDLLNQMVSNKCVPNDVTYGTLINGFVKNGRTIDGVCVLLSLEERGHRGNEHIYSSLISGLFKEGKSEEAMRLWKEMVEKGCQPNTIVYSALIDGLCRVGKPDEARKLLVEMKNKGYLPNSFTYSSLMKGFFNIGDSHNAILVWKEMTASNSNHNEVSYSILINGLCKDGKLVEALMAWKQMLSRGIKLDVIAYSSMIHGFCNAQLVEQGLKLFHQMLCQPETQPDVVTYNILFHALCMQNSISRAIDVLNIMLDQGCDPDYITCDIFLRALRERVNPPQDGAEFLDELVVRLIKRQKVVGASKTIEVMLQKFLLPKGSTWATVVKHLCKPKKVRETIRECWSKLCH